In Magnetococcus sp. PR-3, one genomic interval encodes:
- a CDS encoding class I SAM-dependent methyltransferase, whose product MYAHLRALAHKPAPFSRYTTDLLWTQPHLAQQMLAFHLNQETDLASRRLARIEQVVRYLDKAYTLAGKKLCDLGCGPGLYTHRLAQLGAEVTGIDFSSVALAHAKVEAKKAGLSIHYISADYLQDTLPTGFDLITLIYHDFATLSPMQRATLLKRIRGMLNPGGELLLELPAEALFTTKVEALQVEENMMGGFWSASPYVGMLRQHLYTDLNISLDHYWIVEQSGRSWEVLNWMQYYTPEQIQYELTKAGFTPGHIMGGLCGEPWSEQGDALVITAS is encoded by the coding sequence ATGTATGCACATCTACGTGCTTTGGCGCACAAGCCAGCCCCTTTTTCCCGCTATACCACCGATCTGCTCTGGACGCAGCCCCATTTGGCCCAGCAGATGTTGGCCTTTCACCTTAATCAAGAAACCGATCTTGCTTCGCGTCGCTTAGCGCGTATTGAGCAAGTGGTGCGTTATCTGGACAAGGCTTACACCCTTGCGGGTAAAAAGCTATGTGATCTGGGGTGTGGCCCTGGGCTCTATACACACCGTTTAGCCCAGCTGGGTGCCGAGGTGACGGGCATTGATTTTTCGTCAGTGGCTCTGGCGCATGCCAAAGTCGAGGCTAAGAAGGCTGGCCTCTCTATCCACTATATAAGCGCGGACTATCTACAGGATACACTCCCCACTGGTTTTGATTTGATCACCTTGATCTACCATGATTTTGCCACACTCTCCCCCATGCAGCGGGCCACACTACTAAAGCGTATCAGGGGAATGTTGAATCCTGGTGGTGAGCTGCTGTTGGAGCTGCCGGCGGAGGCGTTATTTACAACCAAGGTAGAAGCGTTGCAGGTGGAAGAAAATATGATGGGGGGCTTTTGGTCAGCCAGCCCCTATGTAGGGATGCTGCGTCAGCATCTCTATACAGATCTGAACATAAGTCTGGATCACTATTGGATTGTTGAGCAGAGTGGCCGTAGCTGGGAAGTATTAAACTGGATGCAATACTACACCCCCGAACAGATCCAATATGAACTGACCAAGGCTGGCTTTACACCGGGTCATATCATGGGGGGGCTGTGTGGTGAACCGTGGTCAGAGCAGGGCGATGCCCTTGTTATAACCGCCTCATAA
- the rsgA gene encoding GTPase RsgA has protein sequence MLNCHELETQAVRSDDNRGRHTTTHRAMFQMESGAWLMDTPGMRELRLGQSSQGLQETFSDIEALAEHCRYRDCAHAGITGCAVIDAVEEGSLDQRRYKNYLKLQREQAYLQETQWQQRHRHRQFSKMVNEVKKVKFGRR, from the coding sequence TTGCTAAACTGCCATGAACTTGAAACCCAGGCAGTACGCAGTGATGATAACCGGGGCAGGCACACCACTACCCATCGGGCCATGTTTCAGATGGAAAGTGGTGCTTGGCTTATGGATACACCAGGCATGCGGGAACTGCGCCTTGGGCAGAGCAGCCAAGGCTTACAAGAGACCTTCTCTGATATCGAAGCCCTAGCAGAACATTGCCGATACCGTGACTGTGCCCATGCAGGGATCACTGGATGTGCCGTTATCGATGCGGTTGAAGAGGGATCTCTAGATCAAAGACGGTACAAAAACTATCTCAAGCTACAAAGAGAGCAGGCTTATCTACAAGAGACCCAATGGCAACAACGCCATCGGCATCGGCAGTTTTCTAAAATGGTCAATGAGGTAAAAAAGGTCAAATTTGGCCGACGTTAA